The following are from one region of the Halobacteriovorax vibrionivorans genome:
- a CDS encoding ExbD/TolR family protein — MYRKPSRKYKNKKVERLNLIPILDSVFIFIFFLLMSANFVRIYEIGSDVPIISNSQPPKTDKKRLDLTLKINQSNISLHSGPNERRIFSAGKTASGEYDLFKLRQKLIELKKSYVDEKEVIFIPNANITYEELIKIMDAVRDLKKTDPEIWTKRNGEDTKVTELFNNIIFGDTQS, encoded by the coding sequence ATGTATAGAAAACCGAGTCGAAAATATAAGAATAAGAAAGTTGAGAGGCTGAATCTAATTCCAATTTTAGATTCGGTCTTCATCTTTATCTTCTTCCTTCTTATGTCTGCTAACTTTGTTAGAATCTATGAGATTGGCTCTGATGTTCCAATTATCTCAAACAGCCAACCTCCAAAAACAGATAAGAAGAGACTTGATCTTACTTTAAAGATCAATCAAAGCAATATTAGCCTCCACTCTGGACCTAATGAAAGACGAATCTTCAGCGCAGGTAAAACGGCCAGCGGAGAATATGATCTTTTCAAACTTCGTCAAAAGCTCATCGAATTAAAGAAAAGCTATGTTGATGAAAAAGAAGTCATCTTTATCCCTAATGCAAATATTACTTATGAAGAACTCATTAAGATTATGGATGCAGTACGCGATCTAAAGAAAACAGATCCAGAGATCTGGACGAAGAGAAATGGCGAAGACACAAAAGTCACTGAGTTATTTAATAATATTATCTTTGGTGACACGCAGTCTTAA
- the gmhA gene encoding D-sedoheptulose 7-phosphate isomerase — MNDFISHAFNHAQETLTKFIANEDNFKVMQDAIDEMVSAIKNNGRVISCGNGGSMCDAMHFAEELTGRFRKDRPAMPAMAVADPSHITCVANDYGFEYIFSKYVEAHGHKGDVLLAISTSGNSPNCLEAVKSAHAKGMKVVGLLGKGGGKMKDLVDFPLVIEADLSDRIQEMHIKIIHTFIEGIERQVFPENY; from the coding sequence ATGAATGATTTTATTTCTCACGCTTTTAATCACGCTCAAGAAACATTAACAAAGTTTATTGCTAACGAAGATAATTTCAAAGTTATGCAAGATGCAATTGATGAAATGGTTTCAGCTATTAAAAACAATGGCCGAGTAATTAGCTGTGGAAATGGTGGTTCAATGTGCGATGCCATGCACTTTGCAGAAGAGCTGACTGGACGCTTTCGTAAAGATCGTCCCGCGATGCCAGCAATGGCGGTAGCAGATCCTTCACACATTACTTGTGTTGCAAACGATTACGGATTTGAGTATATCTTTTCAAAATATGTTGAAGCACATGGACACAAGGGCGATGTTCTTCTTGCAATTTCAACTTCTGGAAATTCTCCAAATTGTCTTGAAGCAGTTAAATCTGCTCACGCAAAGGGAATGAAAGTTGTTGGGCTACTTGGAAAAGGTGGCGGAAAGATGAAAGACCTTGTGGACTTCCCTCTTGTGATTGAAGCTGATCTTTCTGATCGAATTCAAGAAATGCACATTAAAATTATTCATACGTTTATCGAAGGTATTGAAAGGCAAGTTTTCCCAGAAAATTACTAA
- a CDS encoding MotA/TolQ/ExbB proton channel family protein yields MEGTAVSSVNTIAAFFQNGGLFMWIILFIWAVGLAIGLERFFKLSFKFDVDGASFMNELRRYIMANDVEGASRVCSGSNAALPKVLRSGLERASAKPEQIQNAIDATALEVIPKVELRLNYLQLIANISTLFGLLGTIQGLIASFAAVAAADPTQKAELLAKGISQAMNTTFLGLLVAITIMIIHSFLSSKSEKIINEIDEYSVKLMDILSTEESKQ; encoded by the coding sequence ATGGAAGGCACTGCTGTATCATCCGTAAACACAATCGCTGCTTTTTTTCAAAACGGCGGACTTTTCATGTGGATCATTCTATTCATCTGGGCCGTAGGTCTGGCAATTGGATTAGAGAGATTCTTTAAATTAAGTTTTAAATTTGATGTTGATGGAGCTTCTTTTATGAATGAACTTCGTCGCTACATCATGGCAAATGATGTTGAAGGTGCTTCACGTGTTTGCTCTGGATCGAACGCGGCCCTACCAAAAGTTCTAAGAAGTGGACTTGAAAGAGCGTCAGCAAAACCAGAACAAATTCAAAATGCAATTGATGCTACTGCACTTGAAGTTATCCCTAAGGTTGAACTTAGACTTAACTATCTTCAGTTAATTGCAAATATCTCAACTCTATTTGGACTACTGGGAACAATTCAAGGTCTAATCGCTTCATTCGCAGCTGTTGCTGCAGCTGATCCTACACAAAAAGCAGAACTACTTGCTAAAGGGATCTCACAAGCGATGAATACGACTTTCCTAGGTCTACTTGTTGCCATCACAATTATGATCATTCACTCTTTCCTAAGTTCAAAGTCTGAAAAGATCATTAATGAAATCGATGAATATTCTGTAAAGCTAATGGATATCCTAAGCACAGAAGAAAGTAAGCAGTAA
- a CDS encoding biopolymer transporter ExbD, with the protein MRKRSIRNRGIRRKKEPLDIDITSLLDILVILLVFLIRSYDTTGVILNIPKDITIPHSVSKSINEQGVVVQVSPKVIWVDDKEVHNTETYKGRLYSQGGRLILPLYNELVAKKKEIDDIAKTTPNAKNFSGIVNLVIDKSLKYNYIKKLMHTAAEAGFQKYKFVVLGQE; encoded by the coding sequence ATGAGAAAACGTTCGATAAGAAATAGAGGAATAAGAAGAAAGAAGGAACCACTTGATATTGATATCACTTCCCTTCTTGATATCCTTGTTATCTTACTTGTATTCCTAATTAGAAGTTACGATACAACTGGTGTAATTTTAAATATTCCAAAAGATATTACAATTCCTCACTCTGTTTCGAAATCAATTAACGAGCAAGGAGTTGTTGTACAAGTTTCACCTAAGGTCATTTGGGTTGATGACAAAGAAGTTCACAACACTGAAACTTACAAGGGACGTCTCTACTCTCAAGGCGGAAGATTAATTCTTCCTCTCTACAACGAGTTAGTGGCCAAAAAGAAAGAAATTGATGATATTGCAAAGACGACACCTAATGCGAAGAATTTCTCAGGTATAGTTAATCTCGTAATTGATAAGTCTTTGAAGTACAACTATATCAAAAAACTCATGCATACTGCTGCTGAGGCAGGGTTTCAAAAGTATAAATTCGTTGTCCTTGGACAAGAATAG